From the Rhodothermus sp. genome, the window CGAGCTGGTGCGTCGGACCAGTCCGTTGCCGGAGTTTGCCCCGCGGAGTCGTTTGAATGCGTTTGATACGCTCTGGGTGCAGGGCCGCTTTGAGGGCGAGGCAATGGAGGGCAATCCGTGGAATGTGCCCTGCACCTGGTAAAACAGGTATCCCTCGCGCATGCTTACAGAGACAACCCTGCCAGCCGCTCGGACAGCGGGTGGAGGAGTTGATCAGGCTCAAGGGCACGGATGGTGTCGGCCAGTGCCGTTTCGTCGAAGGCCAACAGGGGACACGTGATGGCTTCTTCCGACACCAGTGCGCGTCCGGTGCGGGTGTTGCCCTCTTCGAGTTGCAGGCGGGCGGCATCGGTTTTCGGTCGGGCGAACGGCCGGGCTTTTTCCAGCAGCAGGCGGGCCGTCTGCGAGTCCCCTGCCCGCCAGGCCAGATAGGCCTTCAGCACGTAGGCCGGTACGCTGCGGAAATTCATCGCCAGCACCTTGTCAAAAAGCGCTGCGGCCTCTTCAAAACGCCCTTCCAGCAATGCCACCTCGCCCAGATGCAGCACCGGACCACTATCTTTGTTTAACGCAAGCGCCCGTTCGAACGAAGCGCGAGCAGCCCGTAGATCGAACAGGGGGCTTTCCGGATAGCACATCTGCAGCCGACCGAGCTGCATGAACACGCGGCTGCTCTGGGGATGGGCTCTGGCCAGCCGTTGCCAGACCTGATAGGCATCTTCCAGGCGCCCCATCTCCAGATAGGTGTTGCCCAGATAATAAAGGGCATTTTCATGCAGGCTATCAAGCGCCAGCGCCTGCCGATATAGCTCAGCGGCTGCCTCCAGCTCGCCGCTCAGACGCCGCTGCGTCGCTTCACGATACAGCTTCCAGAACTGGACGACGCGATTTCGTTCGGCTTCCGTTGCATTGACCGACTCCGGCGACGCCGTATGTGAAGTGCATCCCGTAATCAGGATCACCCCGAGCCATCCAAGTCCTTTGAGCAGGTTTGGCCACATTGTTTCTGCGCGCTTCAGCTCGTTGAGTCTTCGACGATGCGCACGATCTGGCGGGCTGGCACATCGGTTAACACCTGACGGCGTCCGTTGCACGGCCAGATAACTTCGATCGTGTCAACCCGAGCGGCCCTTCCCAGTCCGAAATGGGCTACGGGACTGTTCTGAGACAGGTAGGAACTCTGTGCGCCAATCTGTCGCACCTGAACCCGGCCGCCGGCCACGACACGGACGCGTGCCCCGAATGCCATCCGATTACAGGAACGACTTTCAAGCGCTACCTCCAGCCAGCTATTCCGATTGCCGCCTTCGTTGCGGAGCAGCACCCCGTGGCCGCTGTGATTCACCACGAAAATGTCCACATCACCGTCGTTGTCGTAGTCCGCAAAAGCAGCGCCTCGCCCCACATAGAGCGCATCGAAGAAGCTACCACTGACGGCCGATACGTCGTAGAAGCCATCCTCGCCGCGATTCCAGAAAAGCAGGTCCTTTTGCGGCACAAGCAGGTGCGGTTGGTCGCGCTGCTGTAGCGTGCTTCCGTTGGTCACGAATAAGTCAAGCCGTCCATCATTGTCGTAGTCGAAAAACGCAGTCCCCCACCCTACATAGTCGAGCGAGATCTGTCCGAGTCCGAACTGGTCGGCCTCATCGCGAAAGCGCAAGTTTCCCTGTTCATGCAGGAGATTGGTATACAGGGCATTTTCCTGGGCTACCCAGTGCGTCAGAAACAGGTCCAGGTCGGTGTCGCCATCCCAGTCTCCCACGGCAATACCCATCGAGCTCCGATAGTCGGCCACCAGCGCCGGATAGCTCAGCTCTTCAAAGGTGCCATCGCCCCGATTGTGAAAGAAGGTGTTGGCGGATACATCATTAGCTACATAGAGATCCAGCCACCCGTCTTCGTCCAGATCCACCCAGGCAGCGCTGAGCCCTTTGCCATCAGGATCGGCCACACCGGCGCGGACAGCTATTTCGGTGAAAGTACCGTCTCCGTTGTTGCGATACAACAGGTTGCGTTCAGGCTCGAAGGTGGAAGGATTGATCCCCGGAGGATTTTCGAGGTCAAAGTCCAACGCTGAGGGATCGTTGCGAACAGGCACGTAACGGACGTAGCCGGTAATATACAGGTCGAGGTCTCCGTCGTTATCATAGTCTCCCCAGGAGGCTCCTGTCCAGAACCCTGCCGGGCCGGCCAGCCCGGCGCTGCGGGTCACCTCGGTGAATGTTCCGTCCCCATTGTTGTGATAGAGCACGTTCTGGCCAAAGGCGGTTACCACCAGATCGGGCCATCCGTCATTGTCGTAGTCGCCCCAGGCCGCGCCCATGCCCCAGCCGCAGAAGCCCACACCGGCCGTCGTGGTAACCTCGGTAAACGTACCATCGCCGTTGTTGTGGAACAGACGGTTGCAGGTACCGGCCTGACGTCCTTCTTCAGGCGTCATCGAAAGCGGTCCGATCGTGCTGACCACATAGAGATCGAGCCAGCCGTCTCGGTCGTAATCGCCCCACGCGGCGCCCGAACCCATATCCTCAGGAATCTGGCTTGTGCGCCGACCGGCAAAATGGCGAAAGCGAATGCCCGCGGCTTCCGTCACGTCCTCGAACATAACCCGAGGATAGTCCGGCGGTAACGTCCGCTCCAGCCGTGCGACCACTCCCTCGACCTGTTCACCCGGACGGTAGGGTACTTCGTCTGTATCCGTCACGCGCCATACCAGGACCCCGCCACCCAAGCTTCCAAGAAGGGCTACCCCCAGCGCCCATCCTATCTGGCGCTTTCTGCGCGACAGTCGTCCCATGGCGTCTATGGCAGCACCTGAATCACGGTGGAATCAGCCGAAAGCTCCGTCACCGGAGCCGTAAGCGTTGTGTCGGGAAACAGGAAATTGAGCAGGAACTGGTTTACCTTCCGATAGCAGAGCCGTGCTTTCACATGCAGGCGGCGAGCATTGGGCGGCACGGTGAACACATAACGCGCCTGATCAGCATAGCCAGGAAAGAGGGCACGCTTATAGCGCACGCCCACCATCTCCCAGAGGTTATGCCGGTCGATCAGATTACCGTAGCGATCCACAGGCTCTGCCTTGAAGACGAACGCGCCTGGCTCGATGAAATAACGGTCGTCAAGCCGTCCGCTGACAAATACCTCCTGCCCCTGCTCGTTGGTCACCACAAACTCAACCCATGCCTGAATAATGTCCAACGGACCGGTCGGAAAGTCGTGGCCGGCCTTGTTGTTCAACAGGGCCACTTCGACGGTGATCGTTTCGCCGGGACGAACACGCGTCGGTGCCAGTATCTGGATGGGGATGACCGGCCCATCACGCCACTTGTCGGCAATCTCTGGCACCTCGATTTCCCCCCGGAGCCACTTTTCGACGAGCCGTGCATGCTCCTGGCCGCCTGGGAGCTCCAGATGCGCTGGAATAAACTGATTGGCCCCCAGAAAACGATGGCTGCGATGCTTGCCGTCGTCTGGTGAACGGTTGTAGTCGAGCGCATCGCCCCGGGCTGGATCAAACGAATCGACCAGGGGCATATGGCACTCCCGACACTCTATCGTCTTCAGGGGGTCACCCGGATGATTCCAACGACTCTTGCGCCAGTTGTCGTACTGGTTCTGCAGTTGCACCCATCCCACGTTATTGATTTCCTCATCAACGAACTGCTTATGGCAGGCGCCGCAGAACTCCGGGCTCTTGAACATGCGACGGCTCAGACTGTTGATGTGATGTTCTGGATAGGAGCGAATCAAGAAGTTGCTGATCAACACGCCAAACCCGCTCGTGTCGCGCTCAAAGAGATAGGGTTCCGGGGCATGGATCACATAATCTGCGTTGCCCCGCACGTCCACCTCCTGAATGGCATGACAGGTCACACACGAAATCCCTTCATGCAACCCAACCGGATTGGTAAGATCGTCGCGAAACAGATTCTTCGTGCCGCTGAAAAGCGAAATAGGATCGTGGCAGCCGCCACAGTAGCGTGTCGATTCAGCGCCGTTCTGCGTGCCCATTACGTGCTGTACCCGACGAAAGAGTGGATCGGCCGCCGAATAGCGGTGCGCGCTGGGCAGCCATTCCTCATAGATCTGCTCGTGGCACCCCGAACGTCCACAGGAGGCCGAACCGCCCAGCACGTCGGCCGGGATTGCCCGGTTGTTCTCGGTGCGCGCCAGACTGGGCGCGAAGGGGCGATCGGGGCCATAAAGGTAGCTATAATCTGGCGGCAGTTCGACGTAGCGCGCTGGCGCTCGATACACGTACGCCAACGCTACCCCCACGAAAAACAGCCCCAACGTCCACAGCATCACTGCCGCCGAGAAGCGCTGCTGCGCCACCAGAACCGGCCGGATCGCTTCTCGCTTACGCGCTCGATGGTCGCGCACCATAATCCAGACTACATGCGGCACGACCGTAGCGATCAACGCAAACGTAGCCCACAGATGTACCCGACGCCAGCCATAATGGATACGCGTCCCCCAGAGCGCCTGCCCCGTCAACACCAGCCCCGATACGATCGCCACCAGCGTAGCCCCCATACCTACGTATCCCAGCACGACAAGATGATTCCAGGGCATACGCCGATACATCCACCAATGCCGCACCTGATACCAGAGATACGGCCCGGTGAAAAGCAGACCGCCTACCGTGTGTAGTAGTACAATAAACTGGCTGGGTACGCTGAAGGGCAGCAGATAAATGGCGAGTCCGCTCAACGTCTCAAACAAAAGCAAACCACCTACACACCAGAGCAATCGGTGGCGCCATTCACGCAGGCGAGGATGATCAGGCTGCATAGCTCGAATTCTGGTAAAGCAGTACAAAAATAAGATTCAGTTGTTTTTTGTCTTTATTAGAAAGTAAGCGAAGCAAGACGCTCCGTCAAGCGCCGCGTTCATCCCTGCAGGTGGCCTGTAATCCGACCGACGAGCTTTCGTACAGGGAAACGTCCGCTTGAAGATTTTCGGTACCCATGCTGACGAAGTGCCATGAACCGTCTGCTCTGGTTGCTGATCGGGCTGGCACTGGTGGCCGTGCTTAACGATCTGCTGAATACCGGTGATCGCATTTTTTGGATCTACGGCGGTGAGATGAGCAAGACGTTCGAAGGCCTGCCCAGAGGGTGACGCATTTGCCTCGTGCGTGAAGACCTGGATTTGCTGCTTCGCACCATTCCAGCGCTGGCAGCGGGCAGCGTCTCCTATGGACGCTGGAGCACGATCCTGGAAGGCGGCGACATGCGCACCTCGACCTATATGGAAGGTGTCGATCCTGCCCTCAAAGTGCTACACCCCACCTATCCCGTTTGAGGCGGCTGTTTTCTGAACGTCCAGGACCTGCGTCGCAGGCGGCACCTCGTTTTCCTGGGCGACGAGCTGGCCCGACGGCTCTTTGGCACGCAGGATTCGTGGGCCTGACCGTCAAGATCGACGGCCTGCCCTTCACGATGCAGGCAAAGCTCCAGACCTCCATGAACAACGGCCCGGACGCCCTGTGTGCCTTCATTCCATCCACCACGTTCGAAACCATCGACGGCTTTCGCTACATCAATCATCTGCTGGTGCAACCTCGTAGCGTAGGTGAAGCTGAGCGGGCTAAGCCAGAAATCTATCGCGTACCGGGCCGCCGCTACCAGTTTGATCCAACCGATCGCGCTCACGGTAGGCGCCATCGGCCTGCTGACGCTGATCGGCCTGGCTGCCGGATTCTTTCCAGCCCGTCGGGCCGCCCGGGTCGATCCCGTCGAAGCCCTGCGCCATGAGTAACATGCCGCAACGGGCTCCTGTAAAAATTGCCTCCGATAGGTCTTTTCTTCCCTCCAGCATCTTTTTTTACCCTGCCTATTGCCTTTTTTAAAAATTAGGCACGTTCATTGATTATCTACAATTTTAAAACAATACCCTATTGACACCTAAGTTTATATGGACTATATTGCCGCAGGCTTATTAAACAAGGGTTATCTCTGATCACCAAACACAAAACATCCATGGCACCACCGCTGATTGCCGAAATGCCGGTGGAAACCCGGAAGGAAGTCATCCGCAGGGTTTTTGAGCTGATTGAAAAGGAAAAGGCGCAGATGGTCGACATTCGCTTTGTCGACTTTCTGGGCCAGCAGCAACACTTTTCGATCCCGGCTGCCCAGTTCGAACCCGATCATTTCGATGAGGGTGTGGGCTTCGACGGTTCGTCGATCCGGGGTTGGAAGAGCATTCATGAGTCCGACATGCTGGTGATTCCGGATCCGACGACCGCCTTTGTCGATCCGTTTTTCCAGCACAAGACGGTCGTTCTCATTGGCGAGATCCACGAGCCGGGCACGCTGGAGCCCTTTCCGCGCTGCCCCCGGGGCATCGCCCGTCGCGCCGAGCAGTTCCTGAAGCAGTCGGGTATCGCCGATGTGGCCTACTTCGGGCCGGAGGCCGAGTTCTTTGTATTCGACCACGCTTCGTTCGACGAAGGCCCCAACCAGGCGTTCTACAAGATCGACTCGGATGAAGGCGCCTGGAACCGGGGACGGCACGACAGCCTGGGGTACAAGCCCACGACCAAAGGGGGATACTTCCCCGTACCACCCACCGACTCGCTTCAGAACTTGCGTGCCGAAATGGTGCTGCATATGGAAGCCATCGGCATCCCGGTGGAATGTCAGCACCACGAGGTGGCCTCTGGGGGTCAATGCGAAATCGACTTTCGCTTTCAGCCCCTGTTGAAGTGTGCCGATCTGCTGCTGAACTACAAATACATCGTCAAAAATACCGCCTGGAAGTACGGTAAGACGGTCACCTTCATGCCCAAGCCGATCTTCGGAGACAACGGCTCGGGCATGCACACGCACATCTCGCTCTGGAAAGATGAGCAACCGCTCTTCTTTGGAGAGGGTTATGCCGGTTTGAGTCAGGAAGCCCTCTGGTTTATCGGGGGTATTTTGCACCACGCCCCGGCCATAATTGCCTTTACGAATCCGACAACCAACTCCTTCCGTCGCCTGGTACCCGGCTTCGAGGCCCCGGTGAACCTGGTCTATTCCGCGCGCAACCGGAGCGCCGCCATCCGCATCCCCGTCTACTCAAACAGCCCCAAGGCTAAGCGGATTGAAGCCCGCTTCCCGGATCCGTCCTGCAATCCCTATCTGGCCTTTTCAGCGTTGCTACTGGCCGGACTGGACGGTATTCGCAATCAGATCGATCCAGGTCCCCCTGTCGACAGGGACATCTATCACCTGTCGCCAGAGGAGCAGGCAGCCCTGCCTCAGGCACCCAAGTCGCTCGAAGAGGCCCTCGAAGCGCTCGAAAAGGATCACGAATTTCTGCTTCAGGGCGGCGTCTTTACGGAAGAGGTCATTGAGGCCTGGATCCAGTACAAGTACGACAACGAGGTCCAGCAACTCCGGATGCGTCCGCATCCGTATGAGTTCTCGCTATACTTTGACGTGTAGCACAAGACCAGCACTACGATAACGCGGAGGGCGGCGTCAGACGGCGCCGTCCTCTATTTTTTTAGTCCGTGCACAGTACCGTAAATGAGGTCGTAATTATTGGTTTGTCAATGTCATAGGGTTGATCATCAGATACCGAACGCACGTGCAACATGGGCCAGAGCCGTTCTCCACAGGAAACGGTCTCCTCGGGAAAGAGCTTCACCTCCAACTGCCGATAAATGCCAGGTTCCAGGGGTTTACGGGCAATCACGCCGGGGACTTTGGGGCGATTGCCTGCATCCCGATGAATGACCAGATCAGCAGGCTCCCCGACGCCCACTTCTTCAATAATTACGGTCTGATTGACGACCTCCTGATCTTCCACTACGATCCATCCGTCGGTTACGGCTCCGCCTTGAAAGAGGAAAAACCGGGCCTCTACCGGTTGTTGGTTCACCTGAAAAGGACGATCAACCTCAGGTTCAAACTGCCCGATGCGTCCAAGATCACGGTAAAGCATGGCCGAGCACCAGGCCACCTCATCGTCATCCAGGGGGAGCGTATAAGGCACTGGCAGATTGGTCCGCCTGCCTTGTGCCACCGCCGCTACCCCGGCCAGCTGCGGCGCCCGGTCGATACGACGCACCACAACCCATCCCGCTGCCGGTGTTGTCACCCTTTTGATTTTTACCTGCTGGTTGACCAGCATCTGATTTCCAGCCACAATCTCAGGTACCAGTACCGGCTCCTGGGCGGCATCGCAACCGAGCAACACCCCTCCCAGCAGCCAGCCGATCCAGCTACCGCGCAATAGGTTCTTTCCTTTCATGGCAACATGTCCTGGGTCTGGGGTTGCCGGTACTGTTCCATCCGTTGCAACAACTCACGTAAACGACGCGCCAGCTGCGCTTTTCGTTCATAGTGAATGGGGGCAGGGGGATACAGCGAGCCCTGTCGTACACCCCGACCATTGAAGCCGCCGGCCAGACGGTATAGCGCCCTTCGGATCTGCTGAATGGAGCGGCCAAGCGCCTGCACACTATCTACCTGGGCACTATCTGGCCGGCGCTTGCGCAACTGTTGTCCCAGTTCACGCACTGTCTCCTCAGCGCTAAACGCCTGACGCTGCAGCTCCAGCACCTCCAGTAGAAAAGCCTCTCGAACGCGATAGGCTGCTTCCGGAATCGGCATTTCGGGATCGGGCTTGACCTGCACCATACGTTCCTGTACATAATCACCAGCCTTCAGGACCACACGATACATACCCGGCGCCACAAAAGGACCTACGGGCGTCACCGACCGTGGCAGCTGAGGCAGCGCATGTTCCGCGTATACCAGCCCTTCGCGTTGGGGTCGCTCTTCCCGATAAGGCGGAGGCTCATGCCGCAGGTCCCACACCACCCGCAGGAAACGCCCGGCTTCACCAGGGCCACGGAGGCAGCGCACCCTTCGCCCCGCGGCATTGTAGATCTCAATTTGCACGCTGTCGACCGGTCGACTCAGATAATAAGTGATCAGCGCACCCAGCGGACGATTTTCGCCGGCATAAGCGGCCTGGCTGCGATATGACGTCGACTTCCAGTAATGGAAGAAATGCGCAGGCCGAATGGCAAACAAATGCGCCGGTTTTTCCTGCAGTGCAGGCGACCATTCGGCCAGGAATCCTACATCATCGATGATCCAGATTCCCCGGCCATGTGTGCCGATTACCAGATCCAACTCCCTCGGATGGATAAGCAGGTCACGATAGATCGTGGTAGGCAGGTTGTTGTTGAAACGATACCAGTGCTGTCCGCCATCCAGGGAGTAAAAGAGCGCCCGCTCTGTTCCCAGGAAAAGCACGTTAGGATTCAGGGGGTGTTCGATCAGCACATGGACGGAACCTTCTGGTGGTAATCCATTGGTTAAAGCAACCCAGGTCTGTCCGAAGTCATCGGTGCGATACACATAAGGCGCAAAGTCGCCTTCCCGATGGCCATCCAGGGTCACATAGGCACTACCTGGCCCCCGTCGAGACGCGACCACCCGGCTCACATATCGGCCATAGGGAAGACCGGGCAGATGGATGGCGGGAATATTCCGTCCGACTTCGGTCCAGGTACGGCCGCCGTCGCGTGACACCTGTACGTTGCCATCATCTGTACCTACCCACAGAATCTCTGGCGAAAGCGGCGACTCGGAAATGGTCGTTATCTCGCCAAACGAAGCGACACCGTCGTGTCGGGACAGCCGGATTTCCTTCCCGAGCACGCCCATCAGCTTCAGCGTGTCCCGGTCAATCTGCCGCGTTAGATCCGGAGTTCGGCTCCAGGTCTCCCCACGATCATGAGAAATGAAGAGCCGGTTGCCGCCCAGGTAAACGGTGCGCGGATCGAAGCGTGAGAGTACTACCGGCGTAATCCAATCAAAACGATAGGCTGGTTCCCCCTCCGGCGGCACCGGCCGGATATACAACATGTCGCCCGTCAGAGCATCGACGCGATAGACCTCCCCGTTTTGCTCCGAGTTGTACAGGTAACGTGGCGAGGTGGGATCAGGCGCATGGTACATCCCATCACCAAAGCCTACCTGCGACCAGTCATCATTAATGATCCCGATCCATCGACGAGTTGCCGAGGGGCCCATCCAGGAATGATTATCCTGCGTACCGCCATAGACATAGTAGAACGGCTCGCGCCAGTCCACCCCGATTGCGTAAAACTGGGCAATTACGAAATTGTTGATCTTGCGATAGGTCTCTCCCATATCCCATGTCTCGTACAGCCCCCCATCACCGGCCAGGAAGAAATGAGCCGAGTTGTTGGGGTCAATCCAGAGGGCATGATAATCCGAGTGGACGCCCACGTCGTAAGTAGGCCGCGTTGGCATCTGTCGAAAGGTGCGCCCGCCGTCTTCGCTTTTGTAGAAGTTCACCGCCAGCAGATAGACCCGGTGCTCATTGTTAGGGTCTACATAGATGTGGCTGTAGTACATGGGGCGTGGGTTCAGGTCGTTGACCTTTTCCCAGGAGGCTCCGCCGTCGACGGAGCGATAGACGCCTCCCTCTTCAGCGTGCTCAATCACAGCGTACAAGACCTGCGGATTAGAACGCGCAATCGCCAGTCCGATGCGTCCTTTATCGCCTGCCGGAATACCCTGGGTCAGTTTCTGCCAGGTGTTACCACCGTCTGTAGATTTGTAAATCCCACTGCCCGGACCACCCCCGTTGAATCCCCAGACCTTACGCATTCGCTGATACATGGCCGCGTACAGTATCTGGGGATTCTGCGGGTCCATTACCAGGTCGACGGCCCCGGTGTACGCGTCCACATAGAGCACCCGCTCCCAGGTACGCCCGCCGTCGGTAGAGCGATATACTCCCCGCGCTTCACTTTCTTTCCACAGGTTTCCCAGAGCCGCTACATACACTATGTCGGGATTTTCCGGATGGACTACGATGCGGGCAATATGACGCGTTGCCTCCAGGCCCAGGTGCTGCCAGGTCTTGCCTCCATCATCCGAGCGATATACCCCATTCCCCCATGAAGTACTCTGTCGGTTATTCTGCTCGCCTGTACCTGCATAAAGGACCTCCGGATTGGAAGGGGCGATGGCCAGATCACCGAAGGTACTGACGGGCTGGTCATCGAAGATCGGGGTCCAGGTTGTGCCGTTGTTGG encodes:
- a CDS encoding tetratricopeptide repeat protein gives rise to the protein MWPNLLKGLGWLGVILITGCTSHTASPESVNATEAERNRVVQFWKLYREATQRRLSGELEAAAELYRQALALDSLHENALYYLGNTYLEMGRLEDAYQVWQRLARAHPQSSRVFMQLGRLQMCYPESPLFDLRAARASFERALALNKDSGPVLHLGEVALLEGRFEEAAALFDKVLAMNFRSVPAYVLKAYLAWRAGDSQTARLLLEKARPFARPKTDAARLQLEEGNTRTGRALVSEEAITCPLLAFDETALADTIRALEPDQLLHPLSERLAGLSL
- a CDS encoding CRTAC1 family protein; the encoded protein is MGRLSRRKRQIGWALGVALLGSLGGGVLVWRVTDTDEVPYRPGEQVEGVVARLERTLPPDYPRVMFEDVTEAAGIRFRHFAGRRTSQIPEDMGSGAAWGDYDRDGWLDLYVVSTIGPLSMTPEEGRQAGTCNRLFHNNGDGTFTEVTTTAGVGFCGWGMGAAWGDYDNDGWPDLVVTAFGQNVLYHNNGDGTFTEVTRSAGLAGPAGFWTGASWGDYDNDGDLDLYITGYVRYVPVRNDPSALDFDLENPPGINPSTFEPERNLLYRNNGDGTFTEIAVRAGVADPDGKGLSAAWVDLDEDGWLDLYVANDVSANTFFHNRGDGTFEELSYPALVADYRSSMGIAVGDWDGDTDLDLFLTHWVAQENALYTNLLHEQGNLRFRDEADQFGLGQISLDYVGWGTAFFDYDNDGRLDLFVTNGSTLQQRDQPHLLVPQKDLLFWNRGEDGFYDVSAVSGSFFDALYVGRGAAFADYDNDGDVDIFVVNHSGHGVLLRNEGGNRNSWLEVALESRSCNRMAFGARVRVVAGGRVQVRQIGAQSSYLSQNSPVAHFGLGRAARVDTIEVIWPCNGRRQVLTDVPARQIVRIVEDSTS
- a CDS encoding multiheme c-type cytochrome produces the protein MQPDHPRLREWRHRLLWCVGGLLLFETLSGLAIYLLPFSVPSQFIVLLHTVGGLLFTGPYLWYQVRHWWMYRRMPWNHLVVLGYVGMGATLVAIVSGLVLTGQALWGTRIHYGWRRVHLWATFALIATVVPHVVWIMVRDHRARKREAIRPVLVAQQRFSAAVMLWTLGLFFVGVALAYVYRAPARYVELPPDYSYLYGPDRPFAPSLARTENNRAIPADVLGGSASCGRSGCHEQIYEEWLPSAHRYSAADPLFRRVQHVMGTQNGAESTRYCGGCHDPISLFSGTKNLFRDDLTNPVGLHEGISCVTCHAIQEVDVRGNADYVIHAPEPYLFERDTSGFGVLISNFLIRSYPEHHINSLSRRMFKSPEFCGACHKQFVDEEINNVGWVQLQNQYDNWRKSRWNHPGDPLKTIECRECHMPLVDSFDPARGDALDYNRSPDDGKHRSHRFLGANQFIPAHLELPGGQEHARLVEKWLRGEIEVPEIADKWRDGPVIPIQILAPTRVRPGETITVEVALLNNKAGHDFPTGPLDIIQAWVEFVVTNEQGQEVFVSGRLDDRYFIEPGAFVFKAEPVDRYGNLIDRHNLWEMVGVRYKRALFPGYADQARYVFTVPPNARRLHVKARLCYRKVNQFLLNFLFPDTTLTAPVTELSADSTVIQVLP
- the glnA gene encoding type I glutamate--ammonia ligase; translation: MAPPLIAEMPVETRKEVIRRVFELIEKEKAQMVDIRFVDFLGQQQHFSIPAAQFEPDHFDEGVGFDGSSIRGWKSIHESDMLVIPDPTTAFVDPFFQHKTVVLIGEIHEPGTLEPFPRCPRGIARRAEQFLKQSGIADVAYFGPEAEFFVFDHASFDEGPNQAFYKIDSDEGAWNRGRHDSLGYKPTTKGGYFPVPPTDSLQNLRAEMVLHMEAIGIPVECQHHEVASGGQCEIDFRFQPLLKCADLLLNYKYIVKNTAWKYGKTVTFMPKPIFGDNGSGMHTHISLWKDEQPLFFGEGYAGLSQEALWFIGGILHHAPAIIAFTNPTTNSFRRLVPGFEAPVNLVYSARNRSAAIRIPVYSNSPKAKRIEARFPDPSCNPYLAFSALLLAGLDGIRNQIDPGPPVDRDIYHLSPEEQAALPQAPKSLEEALEALEKDHEFLLQGGVFTEEVIEAWIQYKYDNEVQQLRMRPHPYEFSLYFDV